In one window of Nakamurella sp. PAMC28650 DNA:
- a CDS encoding oxidoreductase yields MSSWKTDGIGNLTGRRIVVTGGNTGLGYASALAFARAGADVVLAVRNTDKGDAAAGRIRADTPSAKVRVGRLDLTDLASVAAFGAAEAQRGPLDVLMNNAGVMLVPTREVTAEGFEAHMGTNHLGHVALTARLLPALEAAAAGRVVSISSLAHRAAPRLDRSLNLAGKYSPMGAYGQSKLATLLFGLELDRRLRAAGSPVTSVIAHPGWSATELIERDDKPGPIVAFSRKATAWMGSSPAEGARSQISAAADPTVPGGSFLGPAFGLRGRPHPSSMTSAAAADPIAAGWLWETSNALTGAEFGLLETR; encoded by the coding sequence GTGTCCTCATGGAAGACCGACGGTATCGGCAACCTGACCGGTCGGCGGATCGTGGTCACCGGTGGGAACACCGGTCTGGGATACGCGAGTGCGCTGGCCTTCGCCCGCGCCGGCGCCGACGTCGTGCTGGCGGTCCGCAACACCGACAAGGGTGATGCTGCAGCCGGGCGGATCCGGGCGGACACCCCGTCGGCGAAGGTCCGGGTGGGCCGTCTGGATCTCACCGACCTGGCCTCGGTGGCGGCATTCGGTGCTGCGGAGGCTCAGCGCGGTCCACTCGACGTGCTGATGAACAACGCGGGCGTCATGCTGGTACCGACCCGTGAGGTCACCGCCGAGGGATTCGAGGCCCACATGGGGACGAATCATCTCGGGCACGTGGCGTTGACGGCACGGCTGCTACCCGCGCTCGAGGCGGCCGCAGCGGGACGGGTCGTCTCGATCTCCTCCCTGGCTCACCGGGCCGCCCCCCGTCTGGACCGCAGTCTCAATCTGGCCGGGAAGTACTCGCCCATGGGTGCCTACGGGCAGTCGAAACTGGCGACCCTGCTCTTCGGGTTGGAACTGGACCGGCGTCTGCGTGCCGCCGGCTCGCCCGTCACCTCGGTCATCGCCCACCCCGGATGGTCGGCGACCGAGTTGATCGAACGGGACGACAAGCCCGGCCCGATCGTCGCTTTCTCCCGCAAGGCCACCGCCTGGATGGGTTCGAGCCCGGCAGAGGGCGCCCGATCGCAGATCTCCGCCGCGGCGGATCCGACGGTTCCGGGCGGGTCCTTCCTCGGTCCGGCGTTCGGGTTGCGCGGCCGACCGCACCCGTCGTCCATGACGTCCGCCGCCGCCGCCGACCCCATCGCCGCCGGCTGGCTGTGGGAGACGTCGAATGCCCTGACCGGAGCGGAGTTCGGCCTGCTCGAGACGAGGTAG
- a CDS encoding phosphotransferase — protein sequence MTTLTVPDLHVPDLHVPDLHVPDVHRPDLHRPDLHWAGLADSAAPWLELTAVALVETGWDSRVLHARAADGSRWIFRFPRRPEVVADMARERLLLALLRRHDLPIAVPDWKIHVLLPSGDGEQLVVGYPELPGFPAGTEPAGDGVFEFAVDLPPPSRYAATLGAAMAALHAVDPGPLPRVTAADLRTESSTILARVQALPVPTVLLRYWQSWIEDDRWWQYATMLRHGDLHPGHTMIDGTGAVVGVIDWTDAGTGDPAMDFIDTRHAFGPAFGDDLLAAYSSAGGLIDSVPGRVVRWQSFAPASAALLGLDHRRPDLVASAIGRLRQQATRLGAGQLPL from the coding sequence GTGACAACCTTGACCGTGCCCGACCTCCACGTGCCCGACCTCCACGTGCCCGACCTCCACGTGCCCGATGTCCACCGGCCCGACCTCCACCGGCCCGATCTCCACTGGGCCGGCCTCGCCGACTCCGCAGCCCCGTGGCTGGAACTGACGGCCGTCGCACTGGTCGAGACCGGTTGGGATTCCAGGGTCCTGCACGCCCGGGCCGCAGACGGGTCGCGATGGATCTTCCGCTTCCCCAGGCGTCCCGAGGTGGTTGCCGACATGGCGCGGGAGCGCCTGCTGCTCGCGCTGTTGCGCCGTCACGACCTGCCGATCGCCGTGCCGGACTGGAAGATCCACGTGCTGCTGCCCTCCGGTGACGGCGAGCAGCTGGTGGTCGGCTATCCGGAGCTTCCCGGATTCCCGGCCGGCACGGAGCCCGCCGGCGACGGCGTGTTCGAGTTCGCCGTCGACCTCCCGCCTCCGTCGCGGTACGCAGCCACCCTGGGAGCCGCCATGGCCGCCCTGCACGCCGTGGACCCCGGGCCTCTGCCGCGCGTCACCGCCGCTGATCTACGCACCGAGAGCTCCACGATTCTTGCTCGGGTGCAGGCACTTCCGGTCCCGACAGTGCTGCTGCGGTACTGGCAGAGCTGGATCGAGGACGACAGATGGTGGCAGTACGCCACGATGTTGCGCCATGGGGACCTGCACCCCGGCCACACGATGATCGACGGGACCGGCGCGGTGGTCGGCGTCATCGACTGGACCGACGCCGGGACCGGGGACCCGGCCATGGATTTCATCGACACCCGGCACGCCTTCGGTCCGGCGTTCGGCGATGATCTGCTGGCGGCCTACTCGTCGGCCGGCGGTCTGATCGACTCGGTCCCCGGCAGGGTCGTCCGCTGGCAGTCCTTCGCCCCCGCGTCCGCAGCGCTCTTAGGTCTCGACCATCGACGTCCCGATCTGGTGGCCTCGGCCATCGGGAGACTGCGGCAGCAGGCCACCCGACTCGGGGCCGGGCAGTTGCCTCTCTGA
- a CDS encoding AI-2E family transporter, giving the protein MTDPLEPPGHDPLVAENRALKRALDSALEQLDQVGGEIDAHLSAQEAAEDAAAAAGDAAAVQAVIQRRRLAGLGSALSTLTGRMMAERSARAAQAAAEAAEASRRAAEQALADDDRSRRPTFHPFKIGFFGGLGLLLAYVTYLSLDTLRGTLIVIAVALLLAIGLDPAVGGLVRRGMRRGWAVTIVFLGLVAALGGAIYAIIPPIVTELATFVKTVPTLITDLLHNNTINSLNEKFGILNAIKNSNFIQTIGSGAAGSILSASVTVASIAADLLVVLILTLFFLAGFPKIKSAAYRLAPATRRTRVTELGDKIFKQMGGYLVGATIVAIQAGLVAGVFAAIVGLPYPWAIALGAAVLDFVPVIGPITVGVSMTLLGFTQSLTIGIVAAAFYLTQHLFETYWLYPRVMRRQVDISTGAVVVALLVGGALLGVTGAVLAVPVAAAVQLIVREVVMPMQERH; this is encoded by the coding sequence ATGACGGACCCGCTGGAGCCACCGGGCCACGATCCCCTGGTCGCCGAGAACAGGGCCCTGAAGCGGGCACTGGATTCCGCGCTGGAACAACTGGACCAGGTCGGCGGCGAGATCGATGCGCACCTGTCGGCGCAGGAGGCTGCCGAGGACGCAGCTGCGGCCGCCGGAGATGCCGCAGCGGTGCAGGCCGTCATCCAACGTCGGCGTCTGGCCGGACTCGGCAGCGCTCTGTCGACCCTGACCGGCCGGATGATGGCCGAGCGTTCGGCCCGGGCCGCGCAGGCCGCGGCGGAGGCGGCCGAGGCGAGTCGCCGCGCCGCCGAACAGGCGCTGGCCGACGACGACCGCTCCCGACGCCCGACGTTCCACCCGTTCAAGATCGGCTTCTTCGGCGGCCTCGGGTTGCTGCTGGCCTACGTCACCTACCTTTCGCTGGACACCCTGCGGGGCACGTTGATCGTCATCGCCGTCGCCCTCCTGCTGGCGATCGGGCTCGACCCCGCGGTCGGTGGCCTGGTGCGGCGCGGCATGCGTCGCGGTTGGGCGGTGACGATCGTCTTCCTGGGCCTGGTGGCTGCTCTCGGCGGTGCCATCTACGCGATCATCCCGCCGATCGTCACCGAACTCGCGACCTTCGTGAAAACGGTCCCGACGCTGATCACCGACCTGCTGCACAACAACACGATCAACTCTCTGAACGAGAAGTTCGGGATCCTGAACGCGATCAAGAACTCGAACTTCATCCAGACCATCGGCAGCGGCGCGGCCGGCAGCATCCTGTCGGCAAGTGTCACCGTCGCGTCCATCGCTGCCGACCTCCTGGTGGTGCTGATCCTGACCCTGTTCTTCCTCGCCGGCTTCCCGAAGATCAAGTCGGCGGCCTATCGACTGGCGCCGGCCACCAGGCGCACCAGGGTGACCGAACTGGGCGACAAGATCTTCAAGCAGATGGGCGGCTATCTGGTCGGTGCGACGATCGTCGCAATCCAGGCGGGTCTGGTGGCCGGGGTCTTCGCCGCCATCGTCGGCCTGCCCTATCCCTGGGCCATCGCGCTCGGTGCCGCGGTCCTGGACTTCGTGCCGGTCATCGGCCCGATCACCGTCGGCGTCTCGATGACGCTTCTCGGATTCACGCAGTCCCTGACGATCGGCATCGTCGCCGCAGCCTTCTACCTGACCCAGCACCTGTTCGAGACGTACTGGCTCTATCCGCGGGTGATGCGCCGTCAGGTGGACATCTCCACCGGCGCGGTGGTGGTGGCGCTGCTCGTCGGCGGTGCGCTGCTGGGCGTCACCGGAGCGGTCCTCGCCGTCCCGGTCGCTGCCGCCGTCCAGCTCATCGTCCGCGAGGTCGTCATGCCGATGCAGGAACGTCACTAG
- a CDS encoding GNAT family N-acetyltransferase → MVETRGEHLIEHLTPQRRFRLTVDGEEAGVLDYVPGPGTWDITHTYSDPKFRGTGVASELVQRVFDDARAAGLLIVPSCPYIPVWLSRHPIESDLVGPAR, encoded by the coding sequence ATGGTGGAAACCCGGGGCGAGCACCTCATCGAGCATCTGACTCCGCAGCGCCGGTTCCGGCTGACGGTCGACGGCGAGGAGGCCGGCGTCCTCGACTACGTGCCAGGTCCCGGGACCTGGGACATCACCCACACCTACTCGGACCCGAAGTTCCGTGGGACCGGGGTGGCCTCCGAACTCGTCCAACGCGTGTTCGACGATGCGCGCGCCGCTGGTCTCCTGATCGTTCCGAGCTGTCCCTACATCCCGGTCTGGCTGTCGCGGCACCCCATCGAGTCCGATCTGGTCGGACCAGCCCGATGA
- a CDS encoding HNH endonuclease signature motif containing protein, with amino-acid sequence MEEPGDPPTTRAAALVAELSAQQRVLAAAQARQAALMVEFGQVRRVLDDQRISDRAAEGIDPRYRPGEFAAMEIGLAMTTSRHSVQRTVAMARRLREETPDVWDAWLAGDIDQLKAARISHALVRLTRDHSKELLNALVLPVAVCKTAELLGRWLNQFVAGVEPLETDERLRRSFADRYASVRPDLYGISFLSAALSSVDATAIDQVLNALAGIAGPDDPRTVQQRRADALVDLLLGRTSNGCHVTWEEGDAGEEDVGVGHLADVDGDAGDEYPADSPPDDVTSDDVITDDVTTDDVPSAWDPEDDWDLPASAFRPDRGGAAPPNAAAPPNAAAPPNTAAPPDLAAPPGTGRPPDPDRPGRPLITRCPTGHSSRPLPVTIGVVVSVQSLLGYSDAPGQLTDRSALVPADLVRDLAGQPGTLFYQLLTDPGGNLLQVNELGRFPSRKLGAAIKMRDGGCANPVCTVPGPRCDLDHIVPVPHGPTSAANIHPKCRPDHRAKTHAGHRTTRDDVQRTTIGTTPTGHRYTTHDDPLPVEEWPHEHPSREGPTPAAGAS; translated from the coding sequence ATGGAAGAGCCGGGTGATCCGCCGACCACCAGGGCCGCGGCTCTGGTGGCGGAGTTGTCTGCCCAGCAACGCGTCCTGGCCGCTGCCCAGGCCAGGCAGGCTGCCCTGATGGTCGAGTTCGGTCAGGTCAGAAGGGTTCTGGACGATCAGCGGATCTCCGATCGTGCTGCAGAAGGCATCGATCCGCGGTACCGGCCCGGTGAGTTCGCCGCGATGGAGATCGGCCTGGCCATGACCACTTCGAGGCACTCCGTGCAGAGGACGGTCGCGATGGCCCGGCGGCTCCGCGAGGAGACGCCGGACGTCTGGGACGCGTGGCTGGCCGGAGACATCGATCAGCTGAAGGCTGCGCGGATCAGCCATGCCCTGGTGCGGTTGACCCGTGATCACTCGAAGGAACTGCTCAACGCGCTGGTCCTGCCCGTCGCCGTCTGCAAGACCGCGGAATTGCTGGGGCGCTGGCTCAACCAGTTCGTGGCCGGGGTGGAGCCGCTGGAAACCGACGAGCGGTTACGGCGGTCGTTCGCCGACCGGTATGCCTCCGTGCGCCCGGATCTGTACGGCATCAGTTTCCTGTCCGCAGCACTGTCGTCGGTGGACGCGACGGCGATCGATCAGGTGCTGAACGCGCTGGCCGGGATCGCTGGTCCCGACGATCCCCGGACCGTGCAGCAACGTCGGGCCGACGCCCTGGTCGATCTGCTGCTGGGGCGCACCAGCAATGGCTGCCATGTGACCTGGGAGGAGGGCGATGCGGGCGAGGAAGACGTCGGGGTCGGTCACCTGGCCGACGTCGACGGCGATGCTGGCGATGAGTACCCGGCCGACTCCCCGCCCGACGATGTGACATCCGACGATGTGATAACCGACGATGTGACAACCGACGACGTGCCGTCGGCCTGGGATCCAGAAGACGACTGGGACCTGCCTGCATCCGCGTTCCGACCGGATCGCGGTGGCGCAGCCCCGCCGAACGCCGCAGCCCCGCCGAACGCCGCAGCCCCGCCGAACACCGCGGCCCCACCCGATTTGGCAGCCCCACCAGGTACCGGCCGACCACCTGACCCGGATCGACCGGGTCGTCCGTTGATCACGCGGTGTCCGACAGGTCATTCCTCGCGGCCGCTGCCGGTCACCATCGGCGTCGTCGTGTCGGTGCAATCCCTCCTGGGGTACAGCGATGCCCCCGGTCAGCTGACCGACCGATCGGCGCTGGTCCCGGCGGATCTGGTGCGCGATCTCGCCGGCCAACCGGGCACGCTGTTCTACCAGCTGCTCACCGACCCGGGCGGGAACCTGTTGCAGGTCAACGAACTCGGGCGCTTTCCGAGCCGCAAGCTCGGGGCTGCGATCAAGATGCGGGACGGCGGGTGCGCCAACCCCGTCTGCACGGTGCCCGGACCGAGATGCGACCTGGACCACATCGTGCCCGTTCCGCACGGGCCGACATCGGCCGCCAACATCCACCCGAAGTGCCGCCCGGACCACCGCGCCAAGACCCATGCCGGACACCGCACCACCAGAGACGACGTCCAGCGCACCACGATAGGGACGACACCCACCGGACACCGATACACCACGCACGACGACCCGTTGCCGGTCGAGGAATGGCCACACGAGCACCCGTCCCGGGAGGGTCCGACACCCGCGGCGGGGGCGAGTTGA
- a CDS encoding group II truncated hemoglobin, whose protein sequence is MRSVYEAAGGDEGLCRLAQAWHRRVMADDVVSHAFSHGFHPEHGERLAAYWSEALGGPAAYSAMHADETWVVGIHSGNGQHEEMDTRAIDCFDEALADVGIARDDDVYRTLHEYFVWATTTTLARYPQSADDVPSSLQIPHWSCNGLQR, encoded by the coding sequence ATGCGTTCCGTCTACGAGGCAGCCGGTGGCGACGAGGGCCTGTGTCGTCTGGCGCAAGCGTGGCATCGCCGGGTGATGGCCGATGACGTCGTCAGTCACGCGTTCAGCCACGGGTTCCACCCCGAGCACGGCGAACGGTTGGCCGCATATTGGTCCGAGGCACTGGGCGGCCCCGCGGCCTACTCTGCAATGCATGCCGACGAGACGTGGGTGGTCGGGATCCACAGCGGAAACGGTCAACACGAGGAAATGGACACTCGAGCCATTGATTGCTTCGACGAGGCGCTGGCGGACGTGGGAATCGCACGGGACGACGACGTGTATCGAACGCTCCACGAATATTTCGTGTGGGCGACCACCACCACCCTGGCCCGATACCCCCAGTCCGCGGACGACGTCCCGAGCAGTCTCCAGATTCCACACTGGTCGTGCAACGGCCTCCAACGTTGA
- a CDS encoding ISL3 family transposase, whose amino-acid sequence MRGVTIWRKLLGVEQLQVCDVAWEEADDRQVLVVSVRATKGARSRCSRCRRRRPGYDQGGGTRRWRSLDWGSTMVFLQAAAPRVNCRTHGVVVAAVPWARPGARATRAFEDQCAWLAAHTASSVVAQLMRTSWRHVSAIIEHVVADGLAGRDVLAGLRRIGIDEISHRKGQRYLTCVVDQDSGRLVWAAPGRNSDTLGRFFDQLGPERAAALTHVSADGAQWIHDTVTARAPQAVLGLDPFHIVGWATRELDKVRRQTWNTLRGNSSSAQASSVKGSRWALLKNPADLSPEQRGSVASIAQTNRHLYRAYLLKEQLRAVFQVKGQAGRELLAGWIAWARRSQLPGFIALAATLKRFQQLIWNTLIHHMSNAQSEATNTHLRALTRRSYGFHSPEALIAMAMLTRGGLCPPLPGR is encoded by the coding sequence GTGCGCGGTGTAACGATATGGCGAAAGCTGCTCGGTGTCGAGCAACTGCAGGTGTGCGATGTGGCGTGGGAGGAGGCCGACGACCGGCAGGTGCTGGTCGTTTCGGTGCGTGCGACGAAGGGCGCCCGGAGTAGGTGCAGTCGATGCCGGCGTAGACGGCCGGGCTATGACCAGGGCGGCGGAACCCGGCGGTGGCGGTCGCTGGACTGGGGGTCGACGATGGTATTCCTGCAGGCTGCGGCTCCGCGGGTGAACTGCCGGACGCACGGGGTGGTCGTCGCGGCGGTGCCGTGGGCCCGACCCGGCGCGCGGGCAACCCGAGCGTTTGAAGACCAGTGCGCGTGGTTGGCGGCGCACACCGCTTCGTCGGTGGTGGCGCAGTTGATGCGGACGTCGTGGCGGCATGTGAGCGCAATCATCGAGCACGTCGTCGCCGACGGTTTGGCCGGCCGGGACGTGCTCGCGGGGCTGCGGCGGATCGGCATCGATGAAATCTCCCACCGCAAAGGCCAGCGGTATCTGACGTGCGTGGTCGATCAAGACTCCGGCAGATTGGTGTGGGCCGCACCGGGCCGCAACAGCGACACCCTGGGTCGGTTCTTCGACCAACTCGGCCCAGAACGGGCGGCGGCGTTGACGCACGTCTCGGCCGACGGGGCGCAGTGGATCCACGACACCGTGACGGCCCGCGCGCCGCAGGCGGTGCTGGGATTGGATCCGTTTCATATCGTGGGGTGGGCCACCCGGGAGTTGGACAAGGTCCGTCGTCAGACGTGGAACACGCTGCGGGGTAACAGTAGCTCTGCGCAGGCGTCGTCGGTGAAGGGCAGCCGCTGGGCATTGCTGAAAAACCCGGCGGACCTGTCCCCGGAGCAACGCGGGTCGGTCGCCTCGATCGCCCAGACCAACCGGCATCTGTATCGGGCGTATCTGCTGAAGGAGCAACTGCGCGCGGTGTTCCAGGTCAAGGGCCAGGCCGGCCGTGAACTGCTGGCCGGCTGGATCGCCTGGGCCCGCCGCTCCCAACTCCCCGGCTTCATCGCCCTGGCCGCAACGTTGAAGCGGTTCCAGCAGCTGATTTGGAACACCCTGATCCACCACATGAGCAACGCCCAATCCGAGGCCACCAACACCCACCTACGGGCCTTGACCCGCAGGTCGTACGGCTTTCACAGCCCAGAAGCGTTGATAGCCATGGCAATGCTCACCCGCGGCGGGTTATGCCCGCCGCTTCCCGGACGCTAA
- a CDS encoding ScyD/ScyE family protein: protein MSIGLDGALYVALAGIGDPTKQNCVPLIGVSGAPTTGCVGRTGAIGRVAGHRVVTVLGGLESEQEQDNGEVAGPAALTWVHGALGVIMQDTDLRADGSNGLPGGDEFGKGIIAGLHSPRSSWALFPDFAAFAAEHPQVNAGGLPGESATDSDPYGVTPYRGGWAVVDAAANSLLWVSPAGRLSILARFPTFPEYVPAGVLGPTALTIQAQAVPTSVTVGPDGALFVGGLRGVPSLPGTADVYRIMPGHAPTVWATGFSSITDLAFDRHSRLLVLEYSVGGLLSPPTTPGALIRVNRNGTRTTLLSAGLSQPTGLAIGRNGAIYIANHGTSSGSATPSGQILELTSS, encoded by the coding sequence TTGAGCATCGGTCTGGACGGCGCACTGTATGTGGCGCTGGCAGGGATCGGCGACCCGACGAAGCAGAACTGCGTTCCGCTCATCGGCGTATCCGGAGCCCCGACGACGGGCTGCGTGGGTCGGACCGGCGCGATCGGCCGGGTCGCGGGCCACCGTGTCGTCACCGTGCTGGGCGGGCTGGAATCCGAACAGGAACAGGACAACGGCGAAGTCGCCGGGCCCGCGGCACTGACCTGGGTGCATGGAGCACTCGGGGTGATCATGCAGGACACCGACCTCAGGGCAGACGGATCGAACGGGCTTCCCGGTGGCGACGAGTTCGGCAAGGGCATCATCGCCGGATTGCACAGCCCACGGTCCAGCTGGGCCTTGTTTCCTGACTTCGCTGCGTTCGCCGCCGAACATCCCCAGGTGAATGCCGGCGGGCTGCCCGGGGAATCGGCGACCGATTCCGATCCCTACGGAGTCACGCCCTACCGCGGCGGCTGGGCCGTCGTCGACGCCGCAGCCAACAGTCTGCTGTGGGTCAGTCCGGCCGGCCGGCTATCCATTCTTGCCCGCTTTCCAACCTTTCCCGAATACGTTCCCGCCGGTGTCCTCGGGCCTACGGCACTGACCATCCAGGCTCAGGCCGTCCCGACATCGGTCACCGTCGGCCCGGACGGCGCATTGTTCGTCGGGGGCCTTCGCGGAGTCCCGTCGCTTCCGGGCACGGCTGATGTCTATCGGATCATGCCGGGCCATGCCCCGACCGTCTGGGCCACTGGATTCTCCTCGATCACCGACCTGGCGTTCGACCGCCATTCCCGGCTGCTGGTGCTGGAATACAGCGTGGGAGGGTTGCTCTCACCGCCGACGACGCCCGGAGCCTTGATCAGGGTCAATCGGAACGGCACCCGAACAACTCTCCTGTCAGCGGGTCTGTCGCAACCGACCGGGCTGGCCATCGGTAGGAACGGTGCGATCTACATCGCCAACCACGGCACGTCATCAGGTTCGGCCACGCCGTCCGGACAGATTCTCGAGCTGACGTCGTCCTGA